In Tripterygium wilfordii isolate XIE 37 chromosome 15, ASM1340144v1, whole genome shotgun sequence, one DNA window encodes the following:
- the LOC119979986 gene encoding probable inactive ATP-dependent zinc metalloprotease FTSHI 3, chloroplastic, whose amino-acid sequence MAFLSVSCNNRLLVTKENSGFLDVKTKSWRKYENFGSSVVTYKVPNSRSNSRALLMSASKLSLFSSARSGVPLLGFCSRGRFQHGLSCNYRIGPIGSLTKENSGDEQTQLRKRKNGSVGKRFSMRFRPRLRLLTMRMKRVLVRSMLDDFGKFLRKNVKKLTLLTAISVTLGLCYLFMKLTAMPSSKVVPYSDLITSLQSGNVTEVLLEEGSRLIYYNTNSQSLEISRMTEDKPQEFNVSVENGADTSGREQNARTSKPLYLSLLRRFSRNGSSAPEWQYSTRKSDRDEKFLLSLMREKGTRYSSAPQSVLKSMRSTLITIISLWIPLTPLMWLLYRQLAAANSPAKKRKSVNRMVSFDDVEGVDVAKTELMEIVACLQGAINYKKLGAKLPRGVLLVGPPGTGKTLLARAVAGEAGVPFFTVSASEFVELFVGRGAARIRDLFNVARRDAPSIIFIDELDAVGGRRGRSFNDERDQTLNQLLTEMDGFESDMKVIVIAATNRPEALDPALCRPGRFSRKVLVGEPDEEGRRKILAIHLRGVPLEEDIDLICDLVASLTPGFVGADLANIVNEAALLAARRGGEIVTREDMMEALERAKFGINDKQLRPSTISKELGKLFPWMPSVFAKNDARRDDLQGPLGYQTLG is encoded by the exons TAGTTACTAAGGAGAACTCGGGATTTCTTGATGTGAAGACCAAGTCTTGGAGAAAATATGAAAACTTTGGCAGTTCTGTTGTGACTTATAAAGTACCTAATAGTCGTAGCAATTCACGGGCGTTGTTGATGTCTGCCAGTAAGTTAAGTTTATTCAGTAGCGCAAGAAGTGGGGTTCCCTTGTTGGGTTTTTGTTCCCGTGGTAGATTTCAACATGGGTTGTCATGTAACTATAGAATTGGTCCAATTGGGTCACTGACGAAAGAAAACAGTGGAGATGAGCAGACCCAgttgaggaaaagaaaaaatggaagtgTGGGAAAGAGGTTTTCAATGAGATTTCGCCCGAGGTTGCGGTTATTGACTATGAGAATGAAGAGAGTTCTGGTTAGGTCAATGTTGGATGACTTTGGAAAGTTCTTGCGAAAGAATGTAAAGAAACTGACTCTTTTGACCGCAATATCTGTCACATTGGGGTTGTGCTATTTGTTTATGAAATTAACTGCAATGCCATCTTCAAAGGTTGTTCCATATTCGGACTTAATAACAAGCCTTCAAAGTGGTAATGTTACGGAGGTACTACTTGAAGAGGGATCTCGTCTTATATATTACAATACAAACTCCCAGAGTCTCGAAATTTCTAGGATGACAGAAGACAAACCGCAGGAATTTAATGTTTCTGTTGAGAATGGGGCTGATACATCTGGCAGAGAACAAAATGCGAGAACTAGCAAACCATTGTATTTGAGTTTATTGAGAAGATTTTCAAGAAATGGTTCTTCTGCCCCTGAGTGGCAGTATTCCACAAGGAAAAGTGACCGAGATGAGAAATTTCTTCTTAGTTTGATGAGAGAAAAGGGGACAAGATATAGCTCGGCACCTCAATCGGTTTTGAAGTCCATGAGAAGCACTTTAATAACAATAATTTCACTCTGGATTCCCTTAACTCCTTTGATGTGGCTTCTGTATCGTCAACTTGCTGCTGCTAATAGCCCGGCGAAGAAGCGGAAATCTGTTAATCGGATGGTAAGCTTTGATGATGTGGAGGGTGTTGATGTTGCCAAGACAGAGCTTATGGAA ATAGTTGCATGTCTGCAAGGAGCTATTAACTACAAAAAGCTAGGAGCAAAGTTACCTAGAGGTGTACTGCTGGTGGGTCCTCCGGGAACAGGGAAAACATTACTGGCCCGTGCCGTTGCGGGAGAAGCAGGAGTACCATTTTTCACTGTTTCTGCTAGTGAATTTGTGGAGTTATTTGTTGGAAGAGGGGCAGCTCGCATTAGAGACCTTTTTAATGTTGCCAGAAGAGATGCACCTTCTATCATAtttattgatgaacttgatgCAGTTGGGGGAAGGCGTGGTAGAAGTTTCAATGATGAACGTGATCAAACATTGAACCAG CTATTGACAGAAATGGATGGGTTTGAGTCGGACATGAAAGTGATTGTTATTGCAGCCACTAACAGGCCAGAAGCTTTGGATCCAGCTCTTTGTCGCCCAGGTCGATTCTCAAGAAAGGTACTGGTTGGAGAACCTGAcgaagaaggaagaaggaagaTCTTGGCTATACATTTGAGAGGAGTTCCTTTAGAGGAAGACATAGATCTTATCTGTGATCTAGTTGCTTCTCTTACACCAGGTTTTGTAGGGGCTGACCTAGCAAACATTGTCAATGAAGCTGCTTTGCTTGCTGCTCGTAGAG GTGGTGAAATTGTGACAAGGGAAGATATGATGGAAGCACTTGAAAGAGCAAAGTTTGGAATCAATGATAAGCAGCTGAGACCTAGTACAATAAGCAAGGAGCTAGGAAAACTGTTCCCTTGGATGCCATCTGTATTTGCTAAAAATGATGCCAGACGAGATGATTTGCAAGGGCCCTTGGGCTATCAAACTCTGGGTTGA
- the LOC120016489 gene encoding proline dehydrogenase 2, mitochondrial-like translates to MATRTIPPKVLRTITRPHTSVTTAAVQPPYLTSHKQKPPPPPPQKPAVITNLISQTESSVLNLDDHEKVFSSVSTVNLLRSSAILKMAATEPVVDLGLWVMRSRLMEIKGVRDVLLSTIKHSFFKHFCAGEDAQEAKECLLKVNQTGLRGMFVYGVEHTCDVDACDRNLNGFTGAVDIASSLPKSSASSVVVKITAIVPLDLLERVSDLLRWQQRDPSLNLPWKLDTFPVFSESSPLYHTMKKPEPLTPEEEQNLKQGHERLLKLCQRCVEANVPLVVDAEDTRLQPAIDYLTYSSAIVHKNTGNPVLYGTIQAYLKDAKDRLLLVSKAAETMGVPVGFKLVRGAYMSSETKLANSLGFESPIHDSIQATHDCYNDCASFVLDKIANNASTGVILATHNVESGKLAATKARDLGIKSGNERLEFAQLYGMSDALSYGLSNAGFHVSKYMPYGPVEVVIPYLLRRAEENRGMLSSSSFHRNLMRKEVVRRIKAAALPKFEMQGYPQQSV, encoded by the exons ATGGCCACCCGTACAATCCCACCAAAGGTTCTCAGAACCATCACCCGCCCCCACACCTCCGTCACCACCGCTGCCGTCCAACCTCCCTACCTCACCTCCCACAAACagaaaccaccaccaccaccaccacaaaaaCCTGCAGTTATTACTAATTTAATTTCACAAACAGAATCCTCTGTTTTGAACCTCGACGACCATGAGAAGGTATTTTCGTCGGTATCGACAGTGAATCTCTTGCGGTCGTCGGCGATTCTGAAAATGGCGGCTACGGAGCCAGTTGTGGATTTGGGTTTGTGGGTAATGAGGTCTCGGTTGATGGAAATAAAGGGTGTGCGTGATGTGTTGTTGAGCACAATCAAACACTCGTTTTTCAAACATTTTTGTGCCGGTGAGGATGCTCAAGAGGCTAAAGAGTGTCTTTTGAAGGTTAACCAGACTGGGTTGAGAGGGATGTTTGTTTACGGTGTTGAACATACCTGTGACGTTGATGCTTGTGATCGGAATCTGAATGGGTTCACCGGCGCCGTCGACATCGCCAGTTCGCTACCAAAATCCTCT GCCAGCTCTGTTGTTGTGAAGATTACTGCAATTGTCCCTCTCGACCTATTGGAGAGAGTTAGTGATTTGTTAAGATGGCAACAAAGAGACCCCTCGTTAAATCTTCCATGGAAGCTGGATACCTTCCCGGTTTTCTCCGAATCGAGCCCTTTATACCATACAATGAAAAAACCAGAACCATTAACACCAGAAGAAGAGCAGAACCTCAAACAAGGCCATGAAAGACTACTGAAACTATGTCAAAGATGTGTTGAAGCCAACGTACCATTAGTAGTCGATGCAGAGGATACAAGACTTCAACCGGCAATCGATTACCTGACATACTCCTCCGCGATCGTTCACAAGAACACGGGTAATCCAGTTCTGTATGGTACAATTCAAGCATACTTGAAGGATGCCAAGGACAGGTTGTTACTAGTAAGCAAAGCTGCAGAAACAATGGGAGTTCCAGTTGGGTTTAAGTTGGTTAGAGGTGCTTACATGTCTAGTGAAACAAAGCTGGCAAATTCACTAGGATTTGAGTCTCCGATCCACGATAGTATCCAGGCGACGCACGATTGCTACAACGACTGTGCTTCGTTCGTGCTCGATAAGATTGCTAATAATGCATCAACTGGGGTTATTCTTGCAACTCATAATGTTGAGTCAG GAAAACTTGCTGCGACGAAAGCTAGAGATTTGGGGATCAAGAGCGGGAACGAGAGGCTCGAGTTTGCGCAATTGTATGGAATGTCAGATGCACTTTCTTATGGTTTGAGCAATGCAGGGTTTCATGTTAGCAAGTACATGCCTTATGGTCCTGTGGAGGTGGTTATACCATACCTTCTTAGAAGAGCTGAAGAAAACAGAGGAATGTTGTCTAGTTCCAGCTTTCACAGAAACCTCATGAG GAAGGAGGTGGTGAGGAGAATCAAAGCAGCTGCTTTGCCCAAGTTTGAGATGCAAGGCTATCCTCAACAGAGTGTGTAA